A window of Mycolicibacterium fluoranthenivorans contains these coding sequences:
- the dnaE gene encoding DNA polymerase III subunit alpha, whose protein sequence is MSSSFVHLHNHTEYSMLDGAAKVKPMIAEAQRLEMPAIGMTDHGNMFGASEFYNKATDAGIKPIIGIEAYIAPGSRFNTKRITWGDPGQKGDDVSGSGSYTHMTMVAENATGLRNLFKLSSLASFEGQLGKWSRMDAELIAENAEGIIATTGCPSGEVQTRLRLGHQKEAVEAAAKWQDIFGKDNFFLELMDHGIEIERRVREGLLEIGRKLGIPPLATNDCHYVTREASHNHEALLCIQTGKTLSDPARFKFDGDGYYLKSAADMRALWDPQVPGACDSTLLIAERVQPYADVWTPRDRMPVFPVPEGHDQASWLRHEVLAGLNRRFPDGVPPEYLERADYEIKVICDKGFPSYFLIVADLISYAQSVNIRVGPGRGSAAGSLVAYAMGITNIDPIPHGLLFERFLNPERPSAPDIDIDFDDRRRGEMVRYASERWGSDRVAQVITFGTIKTKAALKDSARVHYGQPGFAIADRITKALPPPIMAKDISVAGITDPTHERYKEAAEVRALIDTDPDVRTIYETARGLEGLVRNAGVHACAVVMSSEPLVDAIPMWKRAQDGAIITGWDYPSCEAIGLLKMDFLGLRNLTVIGDALENIKANRGIDLDMDHLPLDDPATYELLSRGDTLGVFQLDGGPMRDLLRRMQPTGFNDIVAVLALYRPGPMGMNAHNDYADRKNGRQPIKPIHPELEEPLKEILAETYGLIVYQEQIMFIAQKVASYTMGKADALRKAMGKKKLEVLEAEYKGFKEGMTANGFSEAAVKALWDTILPFAGYAFNKSHAAGYGLVSFWTAYLKANFQAEYMAGLLTSVGDDKDKAAVYLSDCRRLGITVLPPDVNESVHNFASVGQDIRYGLGGVRNVGGNVVQSIINGRKEKGKYTDFSDYLNKIDITACNKKVTESLIKAGAFDSLGHPRKGLFLVHADAVDSVLGTKKAEAIGQFDLFGGGDADTGIESVFAIPVPDGEWEDKHKLALEREMLGLYVSGHPLDGVAHLLSAQVDTQIPAILEGDIANDTQVRIGGILASVNRRVNKNGLPWASAQLEDLTGGIEVLFFPQTYSAFGADIADDAVVLVGAKVAIRDDRISLIANDLVVPDFSNAQADRPLALSLPTRQCTVDKVTALKQVLARHPGVAQVHLRLISGERITTLELDQSLRVTPSSALMGDLKALLGPGCLGG, encoded by the coding sequence ATGAGCTCATCCTTCGTGCACCTGCACAACCACACCGAATACTCGATGCTCGACGGTGCGGCGAAGGTCAAACCGATGATCGCCGAGGCGCAGCGCCTCGAGATGCCCGCGATCGGGATGACCGACCACGGAAACATGTTCGGTGCCAGTGAGTTCTACAACAAGGCCACCGATGCGGGTATCAAGCCGATCATCGGCATCGAGGCGTACATCGCTCCCGGGTCCCGGTTCAACACCAAGCGCATCACCTGGGGCGACCCGGGACAGAAGGGTGACGACGTCTCGGGTAGCGGTTCCTACACCCATATGACGATGGTCGCCGAGAATGCGACCGGGCTGCGCAACCTGTTCAAGCTGTCGTCGTTGGCCTCCTTCGAGGGGCAGCTCGGCAAGTGGTCGCGGATGGACGCCGAACTGATCGCCGAGAATGCCGAGGGCATCATCGCGACGACGGGGTGCCCGTCCGGCGAGGTGCAGACCCGGCTGCGGCTCGGACACCAGAAAGAGGCGGTCGAGGCGGCGGCCAAGTGGCAGGACATCTTCGGCAAGGACAACTTCTTCCTGGAGTTGATGGACCACGGCATCGAGATCGAGCGCCGGGTCCGCGAAGGGCTGCTCGAGATCGGCCGCAAGCTGGGTATCCCGCCGCTGGCCACCAACGACTGCCACTACGTGACGCGCGAGGCCTCTCACAACCACGAGGCCCTGCTGTGCATCCAGACCGGCAAGACGCTCTCGGATCCGGCCCGATTCAAGTTCGACGGCGACGGTTACTACCTGAAATCTGCCGCCGATATGCGGGCGTTATGGGACCCGCAGGTTCCGGGGGCCTGTGATTCCACCTTGCTCATCGCCGAGCGGGTGCAGCCCTACGCCGATGTGTGGACCCCCCGCGACCGCATGCCGGTGTTCCCGGTGCCGGAAGGTCACGACCAGGCCAGCTGGCTGCGCCACGAGGTCCTGGCCGGTCTGAACCGCAGGTTCCCCGACGGCGTGCCGCCGGAGTACCTCGAGCGGGCCGACTACGAGATCAAGGTCATCTGCGACAAGGGCTTCCCGTCCTACTTCCTGATCGTGGCCGACCTCATCAGCTACGCCCAGTCGGTCAACATCCGGGTCGGGCCGGGCCGTGGTTCGGCGGCCGGGTCGCTGGTGGCCTACGCCATGGGCATCACCAATATCGACCCGATACCGCACGGTCTGCTGTTCGAGCGCTTCCTGAACCCGGAACGCCCGTCGGCCCCCGATATCGATATCGACTTCGACGACCGTCGCCGCGGTGAGATGGTGCGCTACGCCTCGGAGCGGTGGGGCAGCGACCGGGTGGCCCAGGTCATCACCTTCGGCACCATCAAAACGAAAGCGGCGCTGAAGGACTCGGCTCGTGTGCACTACGGCCAGCCCGGTTTCGCGATCGCCGACCGGATCACCAAGGCGCTACCCCCGCCGATCATGGCCAAGGACATCTCCGTGGCCGGGATCACCGATCCCACCCACGAGCGCTACAAAGAGGCCGCCGAGGTCCGCGCCCTGATCGACACCGATCCGGACGTCCGCACCATCTACGAGACGGCGCGCGGACTGGAAGGGCTGGTCCGCAACGCCGGCGTGCACGCCTGTGCCGTCGTCATGAGTTCCGAGCCGCTCGTCGACGCCATCCCGATGTGGAAGCGGGCGCAGGACGGCGCGATCATCACCGGCTGGGACTACCCCTCGTGTGAGGCCATCGGCCTGCTGAAGATGGACTTCCTGGGGCTGCGCAACCTCACCGTCATCGGTGATGCCCTGGAGAACATCAAGGCCAACCGCGGGATCGATCTGGACATGGATCACCTTCCGCTCGATGATCCGGCCACCTACGAATTGCTTTCCCGCGGAGACACTCTGGGTGTGTTCCAGCTCGACGGCGGACCCATGCGGGACCTGCTGCGCCGGATGCAGCCCACCGGGTTCAACGATATCGTCGCCGTGCTGGCGCTCTACCGGCCCGGCCCGATGGGCATGAATGCGCACAACGACTACGCCGACCGTAAGAACGGCCGTCAGCCGATCAAACCCATCCACCCCGAATTGGAGGAACCGCTCAAGGAGATCCTGGCCGAGACCTACGGCCTGATCGTCTACCAGGAGCAGATCATGTTCATCGCCCAGAAGGTGGCCTCGTACACCATGGGCAAGGCCGACGCGCTGCGTAAGGCCATGGGCAAGAAGAAGCTTGAGGTGCTCGAGGCCGAGTACAAGGGCTTCAAGGAGGGGATGACGGCCAACGGCTTCTCCGAGGCCGCGGTGAAGGCGTTGTGGGACACCATCCTTCCCTTCGCCGGCTACGCGTTCAACAAGTCGCACGCCGCGGGCTACGGGCTGGTGTCGTTCTGGACGGCCTACCTGAAGGCGAATTTCCAGGCCGAGTACATGGCGGGCCTGCTGACCTCCGTAGGCGATGACAAGGACAAGGCCGCGGTATACCTGTCGGATTGCCGCCGTCTCGGGATCACGGTGCTACCACCGGATGTCAACGAATCGGTGCACAACTTCGCCTCGGTCGGCCAGGACATCCGCTACGGCCTCGGTGGTGTGCGCAACGTCGGTGGCAACGTGGTGCAGTCGATCATCAACGGGCGCAAGGAGAAGGGGAAGTACACCGACTTCTCCGACTACCTGAACAAGATCGACATCACCGCGTGCAACAAGAAGGTGACGGAATCCCTGATCAAGGCGGGGGCGTTCGACTCGCTCGGCCATCCGCGCAAGGGCCTGTTCCTGGTACATGCCGACGCCGTGGACTCGGTGCTGGGCACCAAGAAGGCCGAGGCCATCGGCCAGTTCGATCTGTTCGGCGGCGGCGACGCCGACACCGGCATCGAGTCGGTGTTCGCCATCCCGGTGCCCGACGGCGAGTGGGAGGACAAACACAAGCTCGCCCTGGAACGGGAGATGCTGGGTCTCTACGTGTCCGGTCATCCGCTCGACGGGGTGGCGCATCTGCTGAGTGCCCAGGTCGACACCCAGATCCCGGCGATCCTGGAAGGCGATATCGCCAACGACACCCAGGTGCGCATCGGTGGCATCCTGGCTTCGGTCAACCGACGGGTGAACAAGAACGGATTGCCCTGGGCCTCGGCGCAATTGGAGGATCTCACCGGCGGTATCGAGGTGCTGTTCTTCCCGCAGACCTATTCGGCGTTCGGTGCCGATATCGCTGACGACGCCGTGGTGCTGGTCGGAGCCAAGGTGGCCATTCGCGATGACCGGATCTCGCTGATCGCCAATGACCTTGTGGTGCCGGACTTCTCGAATGCGCAGGCCGATCGGCCGCTGGCGCTCAGCTTGCCCACCCGGCAGTGCACGGTGGACAAGGTCACTGCGCTCAAGCAGGTGCTGGCCCGCCATCCCGGTGTGGCACAGGTTCATCTGCGTTTGATCAGTGGGGAACGCATCACCACCCTGGAGCTGGACCAGTCGCTGCGGGTGACCCCGTCCTCGGCCTTGATGGGCGATCTGAAGGCCCTGCTCGGCCCGGGCTGCCTGGGCGGCTGA
- the ilvA gene encoding threonine ammonia-lyase IlvA: MSAELSQDSRRTPLTVSAADIDDAAQRISGVVTKSPLQFSDRLSAITGAQVYLKREDLQAVRSYKLRGAYNLLMQLSPEELAAGVVCSSAGNHAQGFALACRSMGVHGRVYVPAKTPKQKRDRIRYHGGEYIDLIVGGKTYDLAAAAAIDDVARTGATLVPPYDDPRTIAGQGTIAAEILEQLPAEPDLVIVPVGGGGCISGITTYLSERTTNSAVLGVEPAGAASMMAALAAGEPVTLEHVDQFVDGAAVARAGTHTYAALAAAGDMVSITSVDEGAVCTAMLDLYQNEGIIAEPAGALSVAALLESGIEPGSTVVCIISGGNNDVSRYGEVLERSLVHLGLKHYFLVDFPQEPGALRNFLDGVLGPNDDITLFEYVKRNNRETGEALVGIEMGSATDLDGLLLRMRESDCHIERLEPGSPTYRYLT, encoded by the coding sequence GTGTCTGCCGAACTGAGCCAGGATTCCCGTCGAACGCCGCTGACCGTGTCAGCGGCGGACATCGATGACGCGGCTCAGCGAATTTCCGGAGTGGTCACCAAGAGCCCACTGCAATTCAGTGATCGGCTGTCGGCCATCACCGGCGCGCAGGTGTACCTCAAGCGCGAGGATCTGCAGGCCGTGCGGTCCTACAAGCTGCGCGGTGCCTACAACCTGCTGATGCAACTCTCGCCGGAGGAACTGGCGGCCGGCGTGGTGTGTTCCTCGGCCGGTAATCATGCCCAGGGGTTCGCCCTGGCCTGCCGGTCCATGGGCGTACACGGCCGGGTGTACGTGCCGGCCAAGACGCCCAAACAGAAGCGCGACCGGATCCGCTACCACGGCGGCGAGTACATCGACTTGATCGTCGGCGGCAAGACCTACGACCTGGCCGCGGCGGCCGCGATCGACGATGTGGCCCGCACCGGTGCCACCCTCGTCCCGCCGTATGACGACCCGCGCACCATCGCCGGGCAGGGCACCATCGCCGCGGAGATCCTGGAACAGCTGCCCGCCGAACCCGACCTGGTCATCGTGCCGGTCGGCGGTGGCGGCTGCATCTCCGGGATCACCACCTACCTGTCCGAGCGCACCACCAATTCGGCGGTGCTCGGTGTGGAACCCGCCGGCGCGGCCTCGATGATGGCGGCGCTGGCGGCGGGTGAACCGGTGACGCTCGAGCATGTGGACCAGTTCGTCGACGGTGCGGCCGTGGCGCGCGCCGGTACCCATACCTATGCCGCGTTGGCCGCGGCGGGGGACATGGTGTCGATCACCTCGGTGGACGAGGGCGCGGTGTGTACCGCGATGCTGGATCTCTATCAGAACGAGGGCATCATCGCCGAGCCGGCGGGGGCCCTGTCGGTCGCGGCGCTGCTTGAGTCGGGCATCGAGCCGGGGTCGACGGTGGTGTGCATCATCTCCGGCGGCAACAACGACGTGTCCCGTTATGGCGAGGTCCTGGAGCGTTCGCTGGTGCATCTGGGCCTGAAGCACTACTTCCTGGTCGACTTCCCGCAGGAACCCGGTGCGCTGCGCAACTTCCTCGACGGCGTCCTCGGCCCCAACGACGACATCACGTTGTTCGAGTACGTCAAGCGCAACAACCGGGAGACGGGCGAGGCGCTGGTGGGCATCGAGATGGGGTCGGCCACCGATCTCGACGGCCTGCTGCTGCGAATGCGCGAATCAGACTGCCACATCGAGCGTCTGGAGCCCGGTTCGCCGACCTACCGCTACCTGACCTAG
- the treZ gene encoding malto-oligosyltrehalose trehalohydrolase, which yields MTAFAVWAPRPELVRLDVDGVVHPMTRGADGWWRADVPARPTSRYGFVLDDDETVLPDPRSARQPDGVHAPSALWEPQAAPAPWAGRSVEGAVIYELHLGTFTPAGTFDAAIEKLDHLVRLGVDFVEVMPVNAFGGTHGWGYDGVLWYAVHEPYGGPDGLLRFVDACHARGLGVLIDAVFNHLGPSGNYLPRFGPYLSTGSNPWGESINIADADADEVRRYILDCALRWMRVFGADGLRLDAVHALVDTTAIHILEELAGETEALATELGRPLSLIAESDRNDPRLITPRDRGGLGMTAQWDDDIHHAIHTAVSGERQGYYRDFGSLQTLAQTLTHGYFHAGTYSSFRHRRHGRPLDITAIPATRLLAYTLTHDQVGNRAVGDRPSQNLTFGQLAVKAALALGSPYTAMLFMGEEWGSSSPFQFFSSHPEPELGRATAEGRKAEFAAHGWDADEIPDPQDPATFERSKLNWDELTTGEHARLLELYRGLIALRHHEPDFADPWLTHLRVDYDEDARWIVMYRGALAVACNLGTDAVTVPVAGTTVLASDTPAPDGSGTRLPGQSFAVLRSTD from the coding sequence ATGACCGCCTTCGCCGTGTGGGCGCCACGCCCCGAACTGGTCCGCCTCGATGTCGACGGGGTAGTGCACCCGATGACCCGCGGTGCGGACGGCTGGTGGCGTGCGGACGTGCCGGCCCGGCCCACAAGCCGGTACGGTTTCGTCCTCGACGACGACGAGACGGTGCTGCCGGATCCGCGTTCGGCACGCCAACCCGACGGCGTGCATGCGCCGTCGGCCCTGTGGGAACCGCAGGCCGCTCCGGCCCCGTGGGCCGGACGGTCCGTCGAAGGTGCCGTGATCTACGAACTGCATCTGGGCACGTTCACCCCCGCGGGCACGTTCGACGCGGCCATCGAGAAGCTGGACCATCTGGTCCGGCTCGGCGTCGACTTCGTCGAGGTGATGCCGGTCAACGCTTTCGGCGGCACGCACGGCTGGGGTTACGACGGTGTGCTGTGGTACGCCGTGCACGAACCCTACGGCGGGCCGGATGGACTGCTGCGCTTCGTGGATGCCTGCCACGCCCGCGGCCTCGGCGTGCTGATCGACGCCGTGTTCAACCATCTCGGACCCTCCGGCAACTACCTGCCGCGGTTCGGGCCCTACCTGTCGACGGGCAGCAACCCGTGGGGCGAATCGATCAACATCGCCGACGCCGACGCCGACGAGGTGCGCCGCTACATCCTGGACTGCGCGCTGCGCTGGATGCGTGTCTTCGGTGCGGACGGCCTGCGGCTGGACGCGGTGCACGCACTGGTGGACACCACCGCGATCCACATCCTGGAAGAGCTGGCCGGCGAAACCGAGGCGCTGGCAACAGAACTGGGCCGCCCGCTGTCGCTGATCGCCGAGAGCGACCGCAACGATCCGCGGCTGATCACCCCCCGCGACCGGGGCGGGCTCGGGATGACCGCGCAGTGGGACGACGATATCCACCACGCCATCCACACCGCGGTCTCGGGTGAACGGCAAGGCTACTACCGCGATTTCGGCTCCCTGCAGACCCTGGCCCAGACCCTGACGCACGGCTACTTCCACGCCGGCACCTACTCGTCGTTCCGGCATCGTCGGCACGGCCGGCCGCTGGATATCACCGCGATCCCTGCCACCCGGCTGCTGGCCTACACCCTCACCCATGACCAGGTGGGCAACCGGGCCGTCGGGGACCGGCCGTCGCAGAATCTGACCTTCGGCCAGCTCGCGGTGAAAGCCGCTCTGGCACTTGGCTCGCCCTACACGGCGATGCTGTTCATGGGTGAGGAATGGGGATCGTCGAGCCCGTTCCAGTTCTTCAGCTCACACCCGGAGCCCGAGTTGGGCCGGGCCACCGCCGAGGGCCGCAAGGCCGAGTTCGCCGCGCACGGGTGGGATGCCGACGAGATCCCCGACCCCCAGGACCCGGCCACCTTCGAGCGGTCCAAGCTGAACTGGGACGAGCTGACCACCGGCGAGCACGCCCGCCTGCTGGAGCTCTACCGCGGCCTGATCGCCTTGCGGCACCACGAACCCGACTTCGCCGACCCGTGGCTGACCCATCTGCGCGTCGACTACGACGAGGATGCCCGCTGGATCGTCATGTACCGCGGCGCGCTGGCGGTGGCCTGCAACCTCGGCACCGACGCGGTGACGGTTCCGGTGGCCGGGACCACGGTGCTGGCATCCGACACCCCCGCCCCGGACGGCTCCGGCACCCGCCTGCCGGGACAGTCGTTCGCGGTGCTGCGCAGCACCGACTAG
- the treY gene encoding malto-oligosyltrehalose synthase produces the protein MAAVLSTYRLQLRGDSFTFADAENLLDYLAELGVSHLYLSPILTANAGSTHGYDVTDPTTVSAELGGAEGLQRLSAAARARGLGLVVDIVPNHVGVESPRDNPWWWDVLTHGRKSAFASYFDIDWDLADGRVVLPVLGSDDDVDGLQIDGGLLRLGDRVWPIAPGTAEGSPAEVYARQHYKLIGWRNNLCGYRRFFSITSLAGLRQEDAQVFAASHAEVRRWFADELVDGLRIDHPDGLTDPAGYLVRLRELVGPRAWIVIEKILAPDEPLDTALPVDGGTGYDALREVGGVFIDPTGEPALTALYAADNAAQTRLLKTSAATTTLASELARLRRVIVAEVGSDHPLLAEAITALLTHIGVYRFDYPSLAAVGPVAIAETAATRTELAEPLQIIAAALAAGAEADKRIQQLCGAVTAKAVEDCLFYRDARLVSLNEVGGEPEDFGVSAAEFHLRSATRARLWPRAMVTTSTHDTKRSEDVRARIGVLSQAAEVWSERIRRWSHVVLAPDEQTAAFLWQNIFGVWPADGDVTDALRTRLHAYAEKAIREAGTHTTWNDPDDEFESAVHAWLDSIIDGPVATELTALVGQLGPHGISDAIGQKLLALTVPGIPDVYQGTELPDDSLVDPDNRRPVDYEARRAALADGSDPKIRVVHAALRLRRDKPDTFLAGGHHPLQAQGTAADHVVAYLRGDDVLVAVTRWTLRLGETGWGETTLTLPPGTWTDRIGGRTFTGTVPAAELFGELPVSLLERAA, from the coding sequence GTGGCAGCCGTCCTTTCGACGTATCGCCTTCAGCTGCGCGGCGATTCGTTCACCTTCGCCGACGCCGAGAACCTGCTGGACTACCTGGCCGAGCTCGGGGTGTCACACCTGTACCTGTCCCCCATCCTGACCGCCAACGCCGGTTCGACGCACGGCTATGATGTCACCGACCCGACCACGGTGTCGGCTGAGCTGGGCGGAGCCGAAGGCCTGCAACGACTTTCGGCGGCGGCCCGGGCGCGTGGGCTCGGCCTCGTCGTCGATATCGTGCCCAACCACGTCGGGGTGGAGTCGCCGCGGGACAATCCGTGGTGGTGGGATGTACTGACGCACGGCCGGAAGTCGGCGTTCGCATCCTACTTCGACATCGACTGGGACCTGGCCGATGGCCGCGTCGTGCTGCCAGTGCTGGGCTCCGATGACGATGTCGACGGCCTGCAGATCGACGGCGGGCTACTGCGACTGGGCGACCGGGTGTGGCCGATCGCGCCGGGCACCGCCGAGGGCAGCCCCGCCGAAGTGTATGCGCGGCAGCACTACAAGCTGATCGGCTGGCGCAACAACCTCTGCGGCTACCGACGGTTCTTCTCGATCACCTCACTGGCCGGGTTGCGGCAGGAAGATGCGCAGGTGTTCGCCGCCTCGCATGCCGAGGTGCGGCGCTGGTTCGCCGATGAGCTGGTCGACGGGCTGCGCATCGACCATCCGGACGGCCTCACCGACCCGGCCGGCTATCTGGTGCGGCTGCGCGAGCTGGTCGGCCCACGGGCGTGGATCGTCATCGAGAAGATCCTCGCGCCCGACGAACCCCTGGACACCGCGCTGCCGGTCGACGGGGGCACCGGGTACGACGCCCTGCGCGAGGTGGGTGGGGTGTTCATCGATCCCACGGGCGAACCGGCACTGACCGCGCTGTACGCGGCCGACAACGCCGCACAGACCCGACTGCTCAAGACGTCGGCGGCCACCACCACCCTGGCCAGCGAACTGGCCCGGCTGCGCCGGGTGATCGTCGCCGAGGTGGGCAGCGATCACCCGCTGCTGGCCGAGGCGATCACCGCGCTGCTCACCCACATCGGGGTGTACCGGTTCGACTATCCGAGCCTAGCCGCGGTCGGTCCGGTCGCGATCGCCGAAACCGCCGCCACCCGAACCGAACTCGCGGAGCCGCTGCAGATCATCGCCGCAGCCCTGGCGGCAGGCGCCGAGGCGGACAAACGGATCCAGCAGCTGTGTGGCGCCGTCACCGCAAAAGCCGTCGAGGACTGCCTGTTCTACCGGGACGCCCGCTTGGTATCGCTGAACGAGGTCGGTGGTGAGCCCGAGGACTTCGGAGTGAGCGCAGCCGAATTCCATCTGCGGTCCGCCACCCGGGCCCGGCTGTGGCCGCGTGCCATGGTCACCACCTCCACGCACGACACCAAGCGCAGCGAGGACGTCAGGGCCCGCATCGGGGTGCTGTCCCAGGCGGCCGAGGTGTGGTCCGAGCGGATCCGGCGGTGGTCGCACGTGGTGCTCGCACCCGATGAGCAGACCGCGGCATTCCTGTGGCAGAACATCTTCGGGGTGTGGCCGGCCGACGGAGACGTCACCGACGCGCTGCGCACCCGGCTGCACGCCTACGCCGAGAAGGCGATCCGCGAGGCAGGCACGCACACCACGTGGAACGACCCCGACGACGAGTTCGAATCGGCGGTGCACGCCTGGCTGGACTCGATCATCGACGGCCCCGTCGCCACCGAGTTGACCGCGCTGGTCGGGCAGCTGGGCCCACACGGAATCAGCGACGCGATCGGTCAGAAGCTGCTGGCCCTGACGGTGCCCGGTATCCCCGATGTCTACCAGGGCACCGAACTGCCCGATGACAGCCTCGTCGACCCGGACAACCGGCGCCCCGTCGATTACGAAGCCCGCCGGGCCGCACTGGCCGATGGGAGCGATCCCAAGATCCGGGTGGTGCACGCCGCGTTGCGGCTGCGCCGCGACAAACCGGACACCTTCCTGGCCGGTGGCCACCATCCGCTCCAGGCGCAGGGAACGGCCGCCGATCACGTGGTGGCCTACCTGCGCGGTGACGATGTCCTGGTGGCGGTGACCAGGTGGACCCTCCGGCTGGGCGAAACCGGTTGGGGTGAGACCACTCTCACGCTTCCGCCGGGGACCTGGACCGACCGGATCGGTGGCCGGACGTTCACCGGCACGGTGCCGGCGGCCGAACTGTTCGGCGAACTGCCGGTGTCACTGCTGGAGCGGGCCGCATGA